From the Glandiceps talaboti chromosome 10, keGlaTala1.1, whole genome shotgun sequence genome, one window contains:
- the LOC144441004 gene encoding E3 ubiquitin-protein ligase PPP1R11-like yields MATVTRTTLSETRTESPSRSPNVTLKLKKPKSDKKVKWDEDTVDNEHMNKKKSKCCCIYEKPKAFGESSSEDSEDDDDCGHCRGHKKKTNPKYQQPQGPPLDDEPGPSS; encoded by the exons ATGGCTACAGTTACAAGGACGACATTGTCTGAAACAAGGACGGAATCACCATCGCGATCG ccTAATGTTACATTAAAATTGAAGAAACCTAAGTCAGACAAAAAGGTGAAGTGGGATGAAGATACTGTAGACAATGAACATATGAATAAGAAGAAATCGAAAT GTTGCTGTATTTATGAGAAACCAAAAGCATTTGGTGAAAGTTCTTCTGAAGACAGTGAAGACGACGACGACTGTGGTCACTGTAGAGGACACAAGAAAAAGACAAACCCCAAATATCAGCAGCCACAAGGGCCACCGTTAGATGATGAACCAGGGCCATCATCATAA
- the LOC144441432 gene encoding DNA-directed RNA polymerase I subunit RPA12-like yields MATTSKKSVELAFRSDLEFCPTCGSILPLPGYDEFVLCQTCHYRVDVTDFDGIEMHSQITLNTRKEQLHMESGEPVDSLMNGPKVDRKCGQCGNDGMIYHTKQTRSADEGQTVFYLCPKCRFQESEYS; encoded by the exons ATGGCGACCACCAGCAAGAAAAGCGTGGAACTCGCGTTCAGAAGTGACCTAGAGTTTTGCCCAACTTGTGGTTCAATTTTGCCACTTCCAGGTTATGACGAGTTTGTGTTGTGCCAAACTTGCCATTATAGAGTGGACGTGACAG ATTTTGATGGGATAGAAATGCACTCACAAATTACATTAAATACAAGAAAAGAACAGTTACATATGGAAAGTGGTGAACCAGTAGATAGTTTGATGAATGGACCAAAG GTTGACAGGAAATGTGGTCAGTGTGGAAATGATGGAATGATTTACCATACTAAACAAACTAGATCAGCTGATGAAGGTCAAACTGTATTCTATCTCTGTCCAAAATGCAG GTTTCAAGAGTCAGAATATTCATAA